In Gossypium raimondii isolate GPD5lz chromosome 12, ASM2569854v1, whole genome shotgun sequence, a single window of DNA contains:
- the LOC105765185 gene encoding uncharacterized protein LOC105765185: MQSPWIRDAAKACCSGCCPNPFPGLPQSHSATSETPITAAEAFRYKFEVSTVATLYPNFNFTNHESLPSFEETFSYFNKVYPQYSQTDEADKIRAHEYYHLSITNHVYLDYIGHGLFSYSQLENQCPGSPVTSSSLESPFFDVSYKSVSLKSQLLYCGEESEFQSSMRKRIMAFMNISEADYNFIFTANQSAAFKLVAESYPFQYSRNLVTVYDHQSEAVEVMIERSKNRGAKAISASFSWPNLEIQTDKLRKKISKRKKKGLFVFPLQSRVTGSRYSYTWMSLARENGWHLLLDASALGAKDMDTLGLSLFSPDFLVCSFYKVFGENPSGFCCLFVKKSSTSVLKDSTTSVGIVNLIPVSWPARIPDKPAIVSSIETKKKVDEFPPIQGSFSGPFSIQHKNDEDEASHEVQKPEGKGTKTKKKTVSFSEIEEVIEASFEPGSTSNTLENKNPKFECRSLDHADSLGVVLIKSRTRNLVNWLVNALTSLQHPHSETGVPAVRIYGPQVSFDRGPAVAFNVFDWKGERIDPTMVQKLADRNNIALSIGTLHHIWFSDKHEEEKEKKALETVLSSNRRHNLGCGITVVTAALGFLTNFEDVYRVWAFVSRFLDADFLEKERWRYKAINQKTVEII; encoded by the coding sequence ATGCAATCACCATGGATAAGAGACGCCGCAAAAGCCTGCTGTTCCGGTTGTTGTCCGAATCCATTTCCAGGACTTCCCCAGTCTCATTCTGCGACGTCTGAGACTCCGATCACCGCGGCGGAGGCATTTCGATACAAGTTTGAGGTAAGCACGGTTGCTACTCTCTACCCAAATTTCAACTTCACCAACCATGAATCCCTTCCTTCATTTGAGGaaactttttcttatttcaacAAAGTGTACCCTCAATATTCCCAAACGGATGAAGCTGACAAAATCCGAGCTCATGAATACTATCATCTTTCCATCACCAACCATGTCTACCTTGATTACATTGGCCATGGCCTTTTCTCTTATTCTCAGCTTGAAAATCAATGTCCAGGATCTCCTGTTACTTCATCATCTTTAGAGTCCCCATTTTTTGATGTTTCCTACAAATCAGTAAGCTTGAAATCTCAGCTATTGTATTGTGGTGAAGAGTCGGAATTTCAGTCCAGTATGAGGAAAAGGATCATGGCTTTCATGAATATCTCAGAAGCTGATTACAACTTTATTTTCACTGCAAATCAATCAGCTGCTTTCAAGCTTGTTGCAGAGTCTTATCCATTTCAGTATAGTCGAAACCTTGTAACGGTTTATGACCATCAAAGTGAGGCCGTGGAAGTGATGATTGAGAGGTCTAAGAATAGAGGAGCAAAAGCCATCTCGGCTAGTTTCTCATGGCCTAATCTGGAAATACAGACGGACAAACTGAGGAAGAAGATAAGCAAGCGCAAGAAAAAAGGACTTTTCGTTTTCCCACTTCAATCAAGGGTTACAGGGTCGAGATATTCATATACGTGGATGAGCCTGGCAAGGGAGAATGGATGGCATCTGTTGCTTGATGCATCTGCATTGGGAGCTAAAGACATGGACACCTTGGGGCTTTCTCTCTTTAGCCCCGACTTCCTGGTATGCTCATTTTACAAGGTTTTTGGTGAGAACCCATCTGGATTTTGTTGCTTGTTTGTCAAGAAATCCAGTACTTCAGTTCTGAAAGATTCAACCACAAGTGTGGGAATAGTGAATCTTATCCCTGTATCATGGCCAGCTCGAATCCCCGATAAACCAGCTATAGTTTCTAGcattgaaacaaaaaagaaagtgGATGAATTTCCTCCTATTCAAGGTTCATTCTCAGGCCCCTTCTCTATCCAACACAAGAACGATGAAGATGAAGCCAGTCATGAAGTACAGAAACCTGAAGGAAAAGgaaccaaaacaaagaaaaagaccGTATCATTTTCTGAAATTGAAGAAGTGATAGAAGCATCCTTTGAACCTGGTAGCACCAGCAATACCCTTGAgaacaaaaacccaaaattcGAATGCAGAAGCTTGGATCATGCAGATTCATTAGGGGTGGTACTAATCAAGAGCAGGACAAGGAACCTGGTCAACTGGTTGGTGAATGCACTGACGAGCCTTCAACACCCACATTCAGAAACCGGAGTCCCTGCTGTCAGAATCTATGGACCCCAAGTAAGCTTTGACCGAGGACCCGCAGTGGCATTCAATGTATTCGATTGGAAAGGAGAAAGGATCGATCCTACAATGGTGCAAAAGCTGGCTGATAGAAACAACATTGCTTTGAGCATTGGAACTTTGCACCACATTTGGTTCTCGGATAAGCATGAAgaggagaaggagaagaaggcATTGGAGACAGTGTTGTCGAGCAATAGGAGACATAATTTGGGTTGTGGAATAACAGTGGTCACTGCTGCATTGGGATTCTTGACAAATTTTGAAGACGTGTATAGGGTATGGGCATTTGTTTCCAGGTTCTTGGATGCTGATTTTTTGGAGAAAGAGAGATGGAGATATAAAGCTATTAATCAGAAGACAGTTGAAATCATTTAG